GGGATATTTGTTGTCTGAATTGAGGTGCATAATTTTCTGCCCAAAAGTGTTAATTGTGTATTTTAGTTTAGACAACATGATgtaaatatgaaaacacattGTGACTTGAAACTTTTATCCCAAAGGAGATTGTTTCTAAGTTAcatgtttttcatatttgagaatttaacttgtatattatattttctgtCCAAATGTGATTTTATAATATGCATTTTAAATTCTTGTAAGAATAATGCCATCAAGGTTTAAGGCTTATTATTGTTAATCCTTTGCCCTTGatttaattacttaaaaatttaagttgaatattatattttctacCCAAATGTGATTTTATAATGTGCATCTTAAGTTCTTGTGAAAATGCCATAAAGGTCTTAGGCttattcttgtttatcttttgcATGTATTTAAttgcaataattttttttatacaacaCCTTGCACCTTCAATGTTGGTAATCAGATTTTGACTATCGAGACTCTGACTGGAACCAACTTTAAGAGATGGAAATAAGACATTGAAATTCAACTGGGCCTGATGGATCTCGACATAGCCTTACATGAGAATGAGCCTCCTAAGCCAACTGCAAGGAGTTCCATTGAAGTTAAAGCTAGGTATGAAAAATGGGGAAGGGAAAATTGTGTAAGTTTGATGATAATGAGAAGGTCTATTTCCCACACTCTCATTGGTGCTATATCTAAGACAGAAAATGCTCAgaaattctttgatgatataactaaaaaatacaaatcgtCTGAAAAAGCATATGCTGGAGAACTTATGGATAGGTTGATAGGATTGAAGTATGATGGCGTGAGTGGTGTTAGAGAATACATTATGAAGATGGTTGATATAACTACTAGACTGACTCAGTTTGAGATTCTTATGGCTGAGTCATTCCTTGTTCATCATGCTCTTAATTCCTTACCTTCACAGTTTGACCAATTGAAGACTTCTTATAATACTCAGAAGGACAAATGGAATACTAATGAACTAATCTCTATCTGTGaccaagaagaaaaaaggatccTTAGAGGTTTTGGTGGTAGCGTTAATTTTGTGAGTCAGCCAAATATGAAAGGGCATTCCTGGAGCAGCAATTACTGCAAAAATAACAAAGGTggcaacaagaacaaaaatcaGAAGAGCAATGGCCCTAAGCTTGTTATCAAGAAAGATATCAATTGCTggttttgtaagaaaaaagGTCATAAGAAATTTGATTGTCACAAGTATAAGAACTGGTTAGCAAAGAACAAAAGTAGAGGTAAATCATTTGCCTTTGTTTGTTTTGAATCCAATTTAATAGATATTCCATTGAATACTTGGTGGTTTGATTCTAGGGAAACCATTCGCATGGCTAATACCTTGCAGGGGTTCAAGAGCAAGCGAAAGCTAAGTGATCATGAGAGAATGCTAGTGGTTGGAAATGGCATTCAAGTATAAGTTGAAGCTATAGGAGCAGTATAGTTTAAATTAGAGACTGGTTATATTCTTGTTTTGAATGATGTCGTTTATGTACCGTCCTTTAGGAAGAATTTGATCTCCATTTCTAAGATGGATTGTGCGGGATATCATTTTGGTATTGGTAATGgaagtttaaatttgatttttaattcagTTATTGTTGGGACTGCACTCTTACGTGATGGGTTATATAAGTTAAACTTTTCCTCTATGGTTACTTCGCTAAATGTTGAGAATGTTGGTGCTAAAAGGACATTGATTAAAGAAAACTCTTCAACTTTATGGCATAAGCGGTTGAATCATATTTTTCTAAAGAAAGGATAGAGAGACTTGTTAAAAATGGTATTTTGCCTACTATTGACTTCAATGGTTTTGGGACTTGTGTTGATTGCATAAAGGGAAAGCTTACCAAAACCAGGAAAAATGGTGCAACTCGTAGTAATGAGCTTCTAGAAATTATCCACACCGATATAAGTGGACCTTTTGTTTCTACATTATGTGagaacaaatattttctcacatttattgatgacttttctcgctATGGATATGTATATCTTATTGCAGATAAATCTCAAGCACTCAAAAAGttcaagattttcaaaattgagGTTGAGAAGCAACGAGAGAAAAGTATAAAGGTTGTGAGATCTGATAGAGGTGGAGAATACTGCAGCAAACATGGACTTAGCAGACAATGTATGGGTTTGTTTGCCATGTATCTACAAGAATGTGAGATAGTTGCTCAATATACCATGCCTGGCACACCAGATCAAAATGGAGTACGtagttgaaagaagaaatatcaCACTAAAAGATATGATGAGAACGATGATGAGTAGGTGCAATCTACCTATGTCtttttggggtgaagccatAAAGTTTGCAATGTACATCTTGAATAAAGTTCCCAATAAATCTGTTCCTGTGACCCCTTTTGAACTTTGGGTTGGTCGTAAGTCGAGCCTAAATCATTTCCATGTTTGGGGTTTCCCTGTTGAGGTAAGAATCTACAATCCTTCTGAGAGTAAATTGGATCCTAAGACTACACGTTGTTACTTCATTGGTTATCTTGACAATTTTAAGGGATATAGATTTTATTACCCTAGTTGAAGCACAAAGATTGTAGATTCTATCACAACAAAATTTTTGGAGAATGATACAGGTGAGTGCTCTTGTTCTCGTGTAAGGGATGTTAATATGGAAGAGGAAATTGTGATAATGCCAGTACTAGTTGTACAGGAAAGGATGGTGTTTCAACCAAATCAAATAGAAGAAGTATCCCAACAAGAGGATGTTCTAGTACACATTTCACATCCTAAAATTACTAATAGGCgctctcagagagagagagagaagatctCTTATATCAGATGATTATGTGGTGTACCTTGGTGAAAATGACTACGATGTTGGTCATGTCATAGATCCAATCTCATATAGCCAAGTTGTTTTAAGTACTTGTTCTGATAAATGGTTGGAAGCCATGGAGGATGAGATGAAATCTATGGCACAAAACGATGTGTGGAAACTAGTTGAATAGCCTAAACAAGTTAAGCCTATAagttgcaaatgggtgtttaaaACTAAGAAAGATTCAAAAGGTAATATTGAAAGGTACAAGGCGAGATTAGTGGCTAAGGGTTTTACTCAGAAAGAAGGAGTTGATTACAACGAAACGTTTTCCCCTGTTTCCTCAAAGGATTCCTTTATAATTATCATGGCACTAGTTGCGCACTTTGATCTTGAACttcatcaaatggatgttaaaacaaCGTTTTTAAATGGACACTTGCTTGAAGAAGtatatatggaacaacctgaaggcttcaaagaaaatggaaaaaaaaacatttggTATGCAGGTTAAAGAAATCcatttatggtttaaaacaagcctCTTGGCAATGGTATTCGAAGTTTGATAAGGTAATTACTTCCTTTGGATTTGTTGAAAATAAGATAGACCAATGTATATATCTCAAGATCAGTGGGagcaatttttttcttcttgtgctATATGTTATGATATTCTCCTTGCAAGCAATGATTTGAATATGCTTTATGATACTAAGCAAATGCTTTCCAAGACTTTTGATATGAAAGATCTTGGTGAAGCATCTTTTGTTCTTAGTATTGAAATTAACAGGGACAGGATTCGAGGTTTGTTGGGATTCTCTCAGAGATCATATATAGATCGTGTTCTCCATCGTTTTAATATACAAGACTGCAGAGCTGGGGAGGTGCCTATAGCTAAAGGAGAATTGCCTAGTAAGAAAAATTGTCTACAAAATTTAATGGAGCAACAATAAATGGAAAATGTGCCTTATGCCAGTGTTATTGGAAGTTTGATGTATGCTCAAGTTTGTACTATGCCCGATATTACTTTTGTAGTTAATGTGTTTGGAAGATTTTCTTCCAATTCTAGGCTTGAGCATTGAGTGTTGGCAAAGAAAGTTATGAGATACCTGCAAAGAACAAAGGATTTTATGCTAGTATATAGAAAAGTTAATCACCTTGAGgtggtgtaataccccaagagcccagagaagggtagtatatatcgaggataagtaaggaatgaaacaacaccagttggataatttttgggctgaatgtagacaaagaactcccgggttaagcgtgcttgcactggggaagcttaaggataggtgacccctaagaagttcgtgtaggcccatcagggtaagtaaAAGTTGTTttggtccttcttatcgctcaatacgggatgttacaggtggtatcagagccgacccttggagaaggcggtctgATAAGGGCGGAGAGTGGCGCCGGGGTGCGAGGGCCTAAACAAGGACCGGCTCctagcaggcttctaggatagTAACctccaaatgggagaagatctatgactagttgtaaggtcgcatgacgaggataTCATGTGCTCAATGGGGGGAGAATGCAATACctcaagagcccagagaagggtagtatatatcgaagataagtaaggaaggaaacaacaccagctagataccttttgggatgaatgtaggtaaagaactctcgggttaagcatgTTTGAGCTAGgaaagcttaaggatgggtgacccctgagAAGTTTGTGTATGctcattaggataagttgttccggtccttcctattgctcgatatgggatgttataggtggttgGGTATACAGATCTAGATTTTGTAGGGTGTCCTGATGAAAGAAAATCCACTTTTGGATATGTTTTCATGTTAGTCGGTGGGGCAGTTTCATAGAAAAGTGCAAAACAGACACTTGTAGTTTCATCTACTATGCAAGCAGAGTTTGTAGCATGTTATAGAGAGGCATCACATGCTATGTGGTTAAAGAACTTTATTTCTAGGCTTTTGATTGTTGATTCCATCTTAAGgctaatcaaaatttattgtgataatagTGTTGTAGTTTTcttcactaaaaataataaaagttctAGTGGTTCCAAACACATAGAGATCAAGTATCTTTTAGTTAGAGATATAGTCAAGAAAGGTGATATTATTGTGGAGCACATAAATACTCAGGTTATGGTTGTTGATCCATTAATCAAAGAACTTAGACCTATTGATTTTAAAAGACATGTTGTTAATATGGGGATTTTAAAGTCTTTTGATGTGGTTGATTAGTGAGAGttgttattttattgatttgttaTTCCCAATTATTGTTATGTAATGagcttaattattttatttcatagatccatgttaaattttaaagtcATATGCATGCTGATGTATCTTTTCATGATATTAGATTGATGATATCACTGTATATTTTGGAGCTGTTATACttgtttcttttatcactattgAAGACATCCAGATTCAGTTTTCATTTATAATGATGGTTAAAGGATTGATATAGACTTGGCATAAGAATTACAGAGGTATATGCTATTGTCTATACTACACTTTCAAATCATATTGTATTCATGTTGATTTAATTGCCAATATTATGGCCATAGTGCGAATTTATGgaagtaaatatattttgatggCTATGAcctaattttggtaattaagtTTAATGAAACATGTTTAATGGTGATTATCTGTTAAACTATGCTTTGAAAAAATAGTGGCcactcaagtttttaaaattttgttgtcCAACTAGGGAGtcaattcaaaaaaagaaaaaaaaaaattgacaccAACTAATATTGCAAAAGTGgaagaattttagaatttttcataatatgtgcaatattaattatatgttgttttgagaaaaattagttgaattatAGCTTAACAATGCCTGGATGCCTAAATGGattatatgtgatcataattgAACATTGGACTTGGTGCACCTTAATGGGCTTAAGcccatttgtatatatatgatttgtgaAATAAGTATAGACCCAATAGGGTTTTGTGATGGGTGAAATACTATTGgcattatataaaaaatgttagGTCCCCTCTTTTCTCTATTATATCTATCATACAATTTCTTCTCATTAAGAAAAGGTTAAGACATcatagaagagaagaagagaaagatttTGTTTGGCACAGTGCATTTGTGCTTGCCATTTCAATCAAGTTCTTATCATTACTTATGGATTTAagatgtattatttttttaaataatattaatattttatatgatatgtgCATTCAATATATATTGTGAAAGCATTTATATCTATCAAAGACACCAAAAAGATTGTGCTAAGGCTGCAGTGCCAGGGGTGCAAACATGTGTCACAGCACCTAGTTGATGATAACATTTGTAAATGgctttttttgaataaaatgtaTTCGGGCaattaattgtattattattatttttttcaaccctGATTTGTTGCTTGCGTGACAGTGACTTGCAATAGAGTTAGGATGGATTATGAGGGTGGGACCCAATTGGACTCTGTCCTCTCAATAATCTGTTGTCCCGTGAGCTAGAATAGCAGATCAGCATCGTTATCTTTTCACTTGTCACcttaattttttgacatttcattttaattttgtcattttttaatgGTAATCATTGTGACaaattgcaagaaaaaaatttaactttttttatctTTGGTTCAACGTAAGCGGAATTCTTAATTATTTAGTAGTATAGTAGTAATAGTATAAAAAATGCTATTGATACATTATGATGTACATCTCAAGTTGAGGCGGAATAAAATGAGAgatatttatgtcatttatgtgtATTGTGTAACTCAACATGTATATAAATGATGTATAAATAGCATGACTTGCTATATAAAAGCCACCAAAATTGTTTTGACTCGTTCCTCAAGTTTGagagattttctttttcatttattttgtagGAAGCTTCCCATCACATTCTCCATCAATCCAGGCAACATTTatggttaatatatatatatgcttgatTGGACTCTCCAActgctttttattttattttttattatattataaataatttatttcttattttctctctcaaaaattatttgttCCAACCACGCTCtttattcttctctttattaaactctctattttatttatttttaataaatttaataattaaatacacaatatTACTTATccaatacacaaataaatatttttttttttttaaaatcaataatcaCAAACCTAGTATCCCGTTGAGGCAATTGTCAAATAAGCtgcttgttgttgttgtcacATCCGTTGGTCGTTGCCGTCGTCAGATCTAGTGGTCATCACCATCACATTTGCAAGTTGTCTTTTCCGACTAATTTCCTATTCTAGATGATCACTTCGACCTTCGATCTATGACTTTGTTGCAACGGTGGGATTCTTCCGACGTTGAGATGGCCATTGTGGGGGGAAAGATAGTGAGAATTGTAGGAGATAGTCTTctagatattatatattgtcTTGGAAAATAATCAATTTGGTCTACTAAATAAATAAGACAAATTAACATATTATTCTTTGATCATCCATTGACAATAaacttattattaattaatctgATTAAGAAGGTTCATCCCATGCTTCAGTTTCGTATTACTTGAATATTCCATATAGACCTGACCCATTAACAGATGTGCTTAGTCGTCTTCTAGACAATCTCGATGTATTTGATTCATCAAATAATGGTTAAGAGAGAGCCCTTCATGCCTGCGAGCCTTCTATATAAGCTTCATTTGTTGGTTGTTGCTTCAATATGAGCAATCTGATCTGATATACAGCAGAGAAGATAATTAAGTGGGTACAAAGATATCTATATGGCAAGAAAAATGACCGTTGGTTTGTGGGTTCTCCTACTTCACCTCTCCCTCCTACTGCTCAAACCAGAAGCCGCAGATTCTCATGCTCCTCGACAGGCAAACTCTCTATCTTTCTCCATTTTATCTTTGACATATACATACATGGAAAATaagtttttgtatatatatatatatacatatacacatatatgctATCTGCATTCTTCAATTGTTTGATTCATCATGCAGGCTTACATCATTTATATGGGGGACACCCCAGAGGGTGGATTTTCTATATCATCTCTCCATACAAGCTTGCTGCAAGAGGCTCTTGGCAGGTTCATCCTCTACTGCCTTGTGCTTGAGTTGCCCTATCTTGTAAAATCATTCACTAACGATAACAACTCAAATTGTTATAATCATTTTGTGAAAACTTATAGATCGaatagtaattttatattttatattattattttttactctcAAGTTAAATATTAATGTGAAAACTTTGATTACATATTCAGCAACGATGTATCGGCGTCCCTTCTCTACAGCTATAAGAAGAGTTTCAATGGGTTTGTTGCCATGTTAACTGAGGACGAGAAGGCCAGAATTGCTGGTATATTAAATCAATTTCTAGAGAACTACCAAGATGATTATTTAGGAGGAAAtctatgtgtttttttttttttttttgttgatgaAGTATGTTGAATTTTCAGAGATGGATGGGGTAATTTCAGTATTTCCCAACGAGAAGTATCAACTTCACACAACAAGGTCATGGGACTTTATGGGTTTTTCCCAACAAGTCAAAAGAACAACTATTGAGAGCGACATTATTATTGGAGTTCTCGACACCGGCATTTGGCCGGAGTCCGACAGCTTTGTCGATAAAGGATTTGGCCCGCCGCCAAGCAAATGGAAGGGCACCTGCCAAGTCTCTTCCAACTTCACCTGCAATAAGTactattttgtaacatttttttttttaattttatcttttcttataagTTCGCATATTTATCCTAACATTCCATTCTTGGTAATGTAGTAAAGTTATCGGAGCACGATTCTACCGGAGCGACGGGGAGTATGGCAAGGAAGACGCAACGTCTCCGAGGGACACAAACGGCCACGGAACACACTGCGCATCCATAGCAGCCGGAGGCGCAGTTGGCATGGCTAGCCTGATGGGGTTGGGCAGGGGAACTGCGAGAGGAGGCGTGCCAGCGGCCCGGATTGCAGCGTACAAAATATGTTGGTCAGACGGCTGCCATGCCGCTGACATTCTGGCGGCGTTCGACGACGCCATTGCCGATGGTGTTGACATAATCTCCATCTCAGTTGGGGGGCGCTATCCAAAACGTTATTTTGAGGATTCAATAGCAATTGGAGCTTTTCATGCCATGAAGAATGGGATATTGACATCTGCCTCAGGGGGTAACAATGGACCGGACCTTGCCACCATTTCGAATGTAGCTCCTTGGTTTCTTTCAGTTGCTGCTAGCACCATTGACAGGAAGTTCTTGACCAAGCTTCAGCTGGGTGACAATCAAGTCTACCAGGCAAGTCTTAATTTCTTGTCATGTCCTCTCTTTGTTTTTAGCAGTACACATGAAAACTCTAGGATCACTTGTGGGAGTCCCAAGTGACATGAGAGTTGAGATGCGTCGGGATAAAGGTCTCAAAGGTTAAGTCCCCATGCGACGTGATCAATCTCTCTCTGCCCTTGGGGCCTAATTGGTCACCCACGTCCTAAGTTTAAAGGCAAAGGGGCTTATAGTACTTACCGTGGGTATTGAATCTGCATGCGTCTGCAGGGAATTTCCTTAAACACATTCAAGATGCAGAAAAAATATCCCATGATCTATGCTGGAGATGCTCCAAATACCACAGCAAACATCACTGGTTCCGTATCCAGGTAATGTAGAAGAGCTCTAGCAAAATCTTGGAAAAATTCTTGAAATGTTCAGCAAAAATTCTTGTATAATAGTTCAAGTTGCCAAAATTTCTAGTTGAGCCCTTCTTGTTCCTGAGAAAACTGACTTAACAATGGTTGTGGGAATGCAGGTACTGCCTCAGAGGCTCGTTGAACCGGGACTTGGTGAAGGGTAAAATCGTTCTCTGTGATGAAATCAGTAACGGGGAAACAGCGCTCTTGGCCGGCGCAGCTGGGGCTGTGATGCAAGTGACAGGCTTGAGGGATTTTGCTTCCTCTTTTCCTCTTCCAGCTGCTGTAGTAAGAGATGATGGTGGTAGCCATATTTTCAACTACATCAACTCCACTAGGTATACAGAATTCTTATAGATCAATCTATTAATTGTTCCCCTCATGAGCATATGtattatttcctaaaaatatTCTGTCTATTAAACAAACAGCAATCCAAAGGCAACTATATTCAAGAGCAATGAGGCCAATGATACTCTGGCTCCCTATGTGGTCTCCTTCTCATCCAGGGGTCCAAATCTCGTCACAACTGATATACTCAAAGTACGTAATTGATTAGTAGTAATCTATCTAATCTTCTTTTATTGGTGTGATTTCACCTTCATATGAACAAATTTTTTCAGTAATTGACATTAATGTTTATTCCCCGTAagtgcgcatatatatatatatatgagaggtTCAACTTGATAGCCCCTGGCCTACACAGTGCTTTTGGGTGTCACATCGTACAAGAGgggcatatttttgttttcatcaaTTGGTATTGTGGTTTCATGCTTCCTTTTGACATTTTCTGATGCAGCCGGATATAGCTGCTCCTGGAGTCGACATCCTAGCAGCATGGTCACAGGCTTCACCGGTGACAAGAGTAAAAGAAGACAGAAGAAGAGTAACCTACAACATATTATCCGGGACATCAATGGCATGCCCACATGCTTCTGCCTTGGCTGCCTACATCAAATCCTTTCACCCTTCATGGTCCCCTGCTGCAATCAAGTCTGCCATGATGACTACTGGTAATTAAGCTACATCCCATAACCATTTTTACTAGAATTAGATTGGCCAGTTTGCCGATCTCAACCAGGGACCAATCAAAAACTCTGCCAGTTGAGCCCTTAATGATATTGAGTCGATCACTTTCGCACTTTATTGTTGTTTTCAGCCTTTCCCTTGAGCGTGGAAACTAGCCCAGAAGCAGAATTTGCGTACGGTTCAGGCCATATGAATCCCCTTGAAGCTACAAACCCTGGCCTTGTATATGATGCAGAACCAGTTGACTACATCAAGCTTTTATGCGGACAGGGGTACAATAACACCGCCTTGCGACTTGTCACCGGCGAGATGACAACTTGCTCGGATGTTGGCAGAAATGGGACAATGTGGGACCTAAACCTTCCGTCCCTGACCCTTTCAACCATGGCCTTGAGGCCATTTAGCCAGACATTAAAGAGGACGGTCACAAATGTTGGGCTACCCACATCCACATATCATGCCAGACTGACTAATTATAATTCTCCACAGGCACTTAGGATCAGGGTCGAACCCACAGTTCTGGCATTCACGTCCCTCGGGCAAAAGCTAGGGTTTTTGGTGAAGGTGGAAGGAGCAATAGGAGCAACAAGGGTGTCTGCTTCATTGTCGTGGGATGATGGCACACATCAAGTGAGAACCCCCATTGTTGTCTATTCTTCTTCCTAGCAGCGGCAGTTACACAATCTGCAGCACAGATACTATCTACTTAGACATATGCAGTGTTTTGATCTGTTAGAAGATCAAATATAACATATGATTGattgtatttttcatatttttgtttccttttggGTCATCATTTTGCAGTGTTTCATTCCTTCATTCGTATATAGAAGGTTCAATTTTAGTCCTTCTGAGAAGTCAGTTGTGATGAAGTACAAGTTTAGGACTCTAGATATATCGGCACCACCAATGCAGATTCAAAGTGATATGGATGTTGAGTGCTTTACAGTGGAATGCTCTCGGATAGAATCGAGAAGCTCATTGTGTGTTGATTTTGTGGACAAATTAAAATCGAGTACACAGCCGAATGAAGAGATTGCAGAGAATCAAGGATGCAGTAATTTGTCGGTGATACAGTTGGGCAGCGATAGTCCAATATGGTCGAACAACAAGGCCACAAGGAACATGAATATGGATGGTTTTCATCACGATGTTAATTGTGATGATCACGTGGATGGAAATGGGTTTGAAGAAGTCAATTGTGATGATGGTTGTCATGGTGCTGAAGATGTTTTTAATTGTGATGATGCAAG
This genomic stretch from Diospyros lotus cultivar Yz01 chromosome 1, ASM1463336v1, whole genome shotgun sequence harbors:
- the LOC127811439 gene encoding cucumisin-like codes for the protein MARKMTVGLWVLLLHLSLLLLKPEAADSHAPRQAYIIYMGDTPEGGFSISSLHTSLLQEALGSNDVSASLLYSYKKSFNGFVAMLTEDEKARIAEMDGVISVFPNEKYQLHTTRSWDFMGFSQQVKRTTIESDIIIGVLDTGIWPESDSFVDKGFGPPPSKWKGTCQVSSNFTCNNKVIGARFYRSDGEYGKEDATSPRDTNGHGTHCASIAAGGAVGMASLMGLGRGTARGGVPAARIAAYKICWSDGCHAADILAAFDDAIADGVDIISISVGGRYPKRYFEDSIAIGAFHAMKNGILTSASGGNNGPDLATISNVAPWFLSVAASTIDRKFLTKLQLGDNQVYQGISLNTFKMQKKYPMIYAGDAPNTTANITGSVSRYCLRGSLNRDLVKGKIVLCDEISNGETALLAGAAGAVMQVTGLRDFASSFPLPAAVVRDDGGSHIFNYINSTSNPKATIFKSNEANDTLAPYVVSFSSRGPNLVTTDILKPDIAAPGVDILAAWSQASPVTRVKEDRRRVTYNILSGTSMACPHASALAAYIKSFHPSWSPAAIKSAMMTTAFPLSVETSPEAEFAYGSGHMNPLEATNPGLVYDAEPVDYIKLLCGQGYNNTALRLVTGEMTTCSDVGRNGTMWDLNLPSLTLSTMALRPFSQTLKRTVTNVGLPTSTYHARLTNYNSPQALRIRVEPTVLAFTSLGQKLGFLVKVEGAIGATRVSASLSWDDGTHQVRTPIVVYSSS